In Rosa chinensis cultivar Old Blush chromosome 1, RchiOBHm-V2, whole genome shotgun sequence, a genomic segment contains:
- the LOC121050769 gene encoding acyl-coenzyme A oxidase 3, peroxisomal-like — MGRAINGENVLLEKYYLVSYSSKLLINNTFFSDIRVISKAVEYFRFLTQVSKALLAEFMTAQKRSKPFKALGSEHMNKPSPVFPSNLTSSTLQSLEFQERSKQPLQGATTSCTSLDHIVQIKDGA, encoded by the exons ATGGGCAGAGCCATAAATGGTGAAAATGTGCTATTGGAGAAGTACTATTTAGTCAGTTATTCATCAAAATTACTAATAAATAATACATTTTTCTCTGACATCAGAGTAATTTCTAAAGCAGTGGAATATTTTAGGTTTTTAACACAGGTCAGCAAGGCACTTCTTGCAGAGTTTATGACAGCTCAAAAGAGAAGCAAACCATTTAAAGCTTTGGGATCAGAACATATGAATAAACCTTCCCCTGTCTTTCCATCTAACCTTACAAGTTCTACTCTCCAAAGTCTCGAATTTCAG GAAAGAAGTAAGCAGCCTCTGCAGGGAGCTACTACCTCGTGCACTAGCCTTG ATCATATTGTTCAAATAAAGGATGGTGCATAG